In the genome of Nitrospira japonica, one region contains:
- a CDS encoding tetratricopeptide repeat protein, which produces MIAEVQHNVLSVLGILGQPGKIRRPARFADRLKVLAAYVLYRVGQWVYGRGWLWLARLTWRRASQIAPHVSELHHALAAVSHTEGHDLAAVAHTTTGLMLNPRDASMLHTRGTALYHLGETGAALACFRKALALQPDSRTCLSAAAFALLRAGDCPAGFAAYEARQYDPAVLLRLSGIPHWTGDDLNGKTVLVWTEQGYGDALQFIRYAPLLAQRAGRVFVLCPPALARLFRTLPGVTVVQTYDALGNVGQIDRHVPVGSLPYHFGTTLETILTEAYLSVPSGAHVTMPKADGFKAGLVWSGQVNTAHERRRAIPLETLSPLVRTSGTKWFSLQVGPAVQDLRRYGMTGLFHNLSPQLQDFADTASALSQLDLVVTVDTAVAHLAGSMGKPVWILLPYAADWRWFEGRTDSPWYRSARLFRQPWPGNWAGPIMAIRGALAEEVTARQRVTSSAEHPFAPGPLDGPEGDRLHTAA; this is translated from the coding sequence ATGATAGCTGAAGTACAACATAATGTTCTGTCAGTCCTGGGTATCCTGGGACAGCCAGGGAAGATCCGGCGCCCTGCCCGCTTCGCGGATAGGCTCAAGGTCCTGGCCGCCTATGTCTTGTACCGGGTCGGCCAGTGGGTCTATGGCCGGGGCTGGTTGTGGCTCGCTCGGCTGACATGGCGCCGTGCATCTCAGATCGCTCCCCATGTGTCGGAACTGCACCACGCCCTGGCGGCTGTGAGTCACACGGAAGGACACGACCTCGCCGCCGTGGCGCATACGACAACCGGGCTCATGCTGAATCCCCGTGACGCCTCAATGCTTCACACTCGGGGGACAGCCTTGTATCACCTGGGCGAGACCGGCGCAGCGTTGGCCTGCTTCAGGAAGGCCCTTGCCCTTCAGCCCGATAGTCGTACCTGTCTCTCGGCCGCGGCCTTCGCCTTGCTCCGGGCCGGAGACTGCCCAGCGGGGTTCGCCGCCTATGAGGCTCGGCAGTATGACCCGGCAGTCTTGTTGCGGCTGTCTGGTATTCCCCACTGGACCGGCGACGATCTCAACGGCAAGACGGTCCTTGTTTGGACAGAGCAAGGCTACGGGGACGCGCTCCAGTTCATTCGCTACGCTCCCCTCCTCGCTCAACGCGCTGGGCGGGTCTTTGTCCTATGTCCCCCGGCATTAGCTCGGCTGTTCCGAACGCTCCCCGGCGTTACAGTCGTGCAGACCTATGACGCGCTTGGGAATGTCGGGCAAATAGACCGGCATGTCCCCGTCGGGAGTCTGCCGTATCACTTCGGCACCACACTGGAAACGATTCTTACGGAAGCGTACCTGTCTGTTCCTTCGGGGGCCCACGTTACTATGCCAAAGGCGGACGGGTTCAAGGCCGGGCTTGTGTGGTCTGGGCAAGTCAACACGGCTCATGAACGCAGGCGGGCCATTCCCTTAGAGACGCTCTCCCCGCTTGTTAGAACCTCGGGGACGAAATGGTTCAGCCTTCAGGTCGGGCCCGCAGTCCAAGACCTTCGCCGGTACGGCATGACGGGGCTGTTTCATAACCTGAGTCCGCAGCTACAGGACTTCGCCGACACGGCATCGGCGCTTAGCCAGCTAGATCTAGTCGTCACAGTAGATACCGCCGTGGCCCATCTCGCCGGGTCGATGGGCAAACCCGTTTGGATTCTCTTGCCCTATGCGGCCGACTGGCGATGGTTTGAAGGACGGACAGATAGCCCGTGGTACCGATCGGCTCGATTGTTCCGTCAGCCGTGGCCGGGCAACTGGGCCGGTCCGATTATGGCAATCCGGGGGGCATTAGCAGAGGAAGTCACAGCGAGGCAGAGGGTTACTTCTTCGGCAGAACACCCTTTCGCTCCAGGGCCCCTAGATGGTCCTGAAGGAGATCGATTACATACTGCCGCATAG
- a CDS encoding helix-turn-helix domain-containing protein → MKNAGPVGPTVQGNTPGASTTRHPGQIPVGYVTIHGAAQYASVSAKTVTRWIRSGLPVHQGTTRGKVLIRPGDIDAYLTRRQAPVVNLHALVDDVLQGLKRAA, encoded by the coding sequence ATGAAAAATGCTGGTCCAGTCGGTCCAACGGTCCAGGGCAACACCCCGGGGGCTAGTACGACACGACACCCGGGGCAGATACCCGTCGGCTATGTGACGATTCACGGGGCGGCTCAGTATGCCAGTGTCTCAGCCAAGACGGTTACTCGCTGGATTCGGTCCGGGTTGCCCGTGCATCAGGGAACGACCCGGGGCAAAGTCTTGATACGCCCGGGGGATATTGACGCCTATCTGACAAGACGGCAAGCGCCGGTTGTCAATCTCCATGCTTTGGTCGATGACGTACTCCAGGGATTGAAACGGGCCGCCTAG
- a CDS encoding methyltransferase domain-containing protein: MAKTGPSDPSRDQTRINVKAFEQIDEAANVQDYIRILDVFDSLDGIQRLKKAAIDRCRIRPGLSVLDNGCGIGLETIRLARLVAPSGKVTGLDYSLKFLDEARRRASRLELPATYQQGDAQQLPFSSRTFDVSRSERLFPYLIDPKQALTELIRVTKPGGFVSLIEPDFETVTINLSDRGLVRKVLHFDCDHHTKNGWIGRELPRLFKSCGLIDVAVEADVVVFEPAGFSPYFVEIGRAAAQNQVITAQELTGWEEEIRQLLAANELFATISYFMVAGKVREG, from the coding sequence GTGGCGAAGACCGGGCCGAGTGATCCTTCCCGTGATCAGACCCGCATCAACGTCAAAGCGTTCGAACAAATCGACGAGGCCGCGAACGTCCAGGATTACATCCGCATCCTCGACGTCTTTGACTCCCTCGATGGAATTCAGCGACTCAAGAAGGCCGCGATCGACCGGTGCCGAATCAGGCCGGGCCTCTCGGTACTGGACAACGGCTGCGGGATCGGACTGGAGACAATCAGACTGGCCCGCCTCGTGGCTCCCTCGGGCAAGGTCACTGGTCTCGACTACAGCCTGAAGTTTTTGGACGAAGCACGGCGGCGAGCCTCTCGTCTCGAGCTTCCGGCGACGTACCAGCAGGGAGACGCCCAGCAACTGCCGTTCTCGAGTCGGACTTTTGATGTTTCGAGAAGCGAACGCCTATTTCCCTATCTCATCGATCCGAAGCAAGCCCTGACCGAATTGATCCGCGTGACAAAGCCGGGCGGATTCGTCTCTCTGATCGAGCCGGATTTCGAGACGGTGACGATCAATCTGAGCGATCGAGGTCTGGTACGAAAGGTTCTGCACTTCGACTGTGATCACCATACCAAGAACGGATGGATCGGCCGCGAACTGCCCAGGCTGTTCAAGTCTTGCGGATTGATCGATGTGGCGGTCGAAGCCGACGTCGTCGTGTTCGAACCCGCCGGTTTCAGCCCGTACTTTGTGGAGATCGGCCGAGCTGCCGCGCAGAATCAGGTCATCACGGCACAGGAGTTGACGGGCTGGGAGGAGGAGATCCGTCAGTTGCTCGCCGCCAACGAGTTGTTCGCCACGATCAGCTATTTCATGGTCGCCGGCAAAGTACGCGAAGGATGA